A segment of the Macrobrachium rosenbergii isolate ZJJX-2024 chromosome 8, ASM4041242v1, whole genome shotgun sequence genome:
GGACTCAAACTCATCACAGGAAGCCCTCACTGATTTGTTCCCCCGTGGTATGTTAAGGAGACAGAGGGTTACTCTAGCGTGTGTGGGAGACAGCAAGAAGGACTGCGTGTTTAGGAACTGATGGAGTTATTTGTAGGCAGTTTCCTCGCCATTGAGCATCCAGGCAGTGTATGATGCTTAGAAAGGGAGTGTCTAGGATTGTCTCAAGGACATAATCTGACTTTTTCATTGAGCTTGAGATTTTTGGAGGTGGAAATGCATCTTTGCCTTCCAGCACCAGACGAATGTACTGCATTTGCTTTCATGCTGTTGTTTGATGACATCTCAACCATTACAGGAATGTTTTTAAGTAGTAGATTTGGCCATGTTTATTCCATTAGTTACCAGAGTTTGGTGCAAGAACCAAGCTCTATATCTACCATGTCACAGAAatctttttaatgttcttgaaaGAAAGCTAGCCAGAACTTCAGTGCCATATTTAGACTGTTAGTAGCTTTGGTTTGGTGGGCATGGCTGTATTTAGTCCTTTAATCAGCAGGTGTTTAAGGGTTTTCATACAAGTACCATGCTTTTGTCTACTAAGTGGAGGACAACCGAGAGCTTTAAAATGAAACTGAGTAAGAGTTAAGTTCTGTAATTTGCCTATTTGTGGCAGGTTGTTGTTGTCTACCAGGTCGTGCCAAggggtcaccagtgtaaaggTAAGTCATACATATGATGTCCAGAGTACACTGACTTATTGTCAAGATTTGATCTGCTTTTGATGCTGTGTGTGGACTGAAATGTGTCTCATACATCATGGCTCAACTGATGCTAGTGATGCACAGGCACGTGATCGAGAGATTGCTCCTTGCTAGCAAAACCAAGGATGCCATTTTCCTGCCAATTATACAAAACAACTCCTGGAAAAAACACGAGTAAGTAATAGGAAATTCTGACAAAGAGACTGAGAATTGTTGCAGAAATTCTGTCTTTTTGGTACCATCATTAAAATAGCATTTTAAGTATTAACTTACTATGGGAGTTTCtggttttattatcattattttttttattcagaagacgaaccctactcatgtggaacaagcccacaggggccatttacttgaaattcaagcttccaaagaatatggtgttcattagaaagaagtaagaggaagtaaggagaaatacaggaagaaaagatctcactcattaaaaaagaaaaataaattaataaatagataaaaatgtattaaaatgtaagtagaaaagtattaggttagtaatgcattgcatctttgcttgaatttttgaagaTCCAGTTGCAtgacatcttcagggagactgttccactgtccaatggtgcgaggaataaaggacctctggaactgagaagttctacagcgaggcacatttactgcatgttggtgctgctctTCAGCAAATGTGGTtaatcttggcaggaaaaggaggtcagggatcatttgtgaatgtgaaagatctatgttaaagtacaacttatgaaaaagtgacaaacaagtcATAACTGTTTGTCACATAAATCTTTAGCAGAGGCAGACATACATACCGGAGAAtagcattctagtaaaggaaggacaaatgaccaaaaacagattgcactgattttataattgttataaatataagaggCCTTTCGTACAATATCTAACTTTCATGctgcatttgctgacactttcattaaatgtttctcaaaagtaagatgtgagtcagaagttacacctagaatagttaaagcttcagactcattgaccagagtcccatccacctggagCAGGGCCGTTTCTAGTTCATTAGGCGCCCCAGGCAAGAACTCGTTATGGCGCCCCCCTTCCCTCCAGGCtggaaataataacataaacaatTTCGAACACAACTAGCACCTCAAGTTCCACAACAAAACAACatactttattaataaatcatcttcacgtatatgtatacacaacaaGGAAAAGTATAGACTCAAAAGTATACaaactatttttgtaaacttTAATAGAATAACaccattatacatttttattgcaaATCCTACCTAAGATAAATTGAAAAAGGTAATCTTGCCAATCTAAAACCATAGAACTCAATGCATATATGTTGAGGTCTATGCTAAAACtattatatacaagttttcttcactgattttcatatttaaaacctGACTCTTCTTGACTTTCTTGCAGCAAAATCATCTATAGTGTCATCATACGAAATCTCTTTGGATATTTCTCTATTAATACTAATTATTGCCAGCCCATTTAGGCGCTCCTGTGACATAGTAGACCTTAAATATGTTTTAATGAGCTTAAGTttagagaagcttctctctgcaGATGCCACAGTCACAGGTGTAGTGACAGCAATTCTTAATGCCACCCACATGTTTGGATAGATCTCTTTCAGGCCTTTCTCCTCCAGAAAAACAAGAAGGTCTAATgttgtcatattttgttttggcCATTGTTTTGGAAATGACTGCATCTCTACAATCAGTTCATCATAACTTAAATCAGAATGATCCCCAGATGTGAGTGTATTACACAAATCTTTTGCCTGCTTTTCTAGCTCACTAGATGTCAGGTCAGAGAAGTTTATGAGAAcactgaatttctttgcaacatcACTCAtcattccagttctctctctcagagattcaATGGCCATATCCACAACtacattgaaaaatgaaaactccatttttttcAAGGCATCGGTAATAGGTTCATCAGGGGCCTCATAGGAAAACTGCCTTTTAGTAGTTCTGAGTCTTTTCTGCTTTAGAGCAGCTTCCACATTCATCTCCTCACATATCTCTTTGGCAGATGTCTGGGCATCAGCAAACCCAGTGTCTCTGTAGCTAACAAGGGAGGTTTCAGCCTTCTTGAGAATGTCAACAGCTACATCCAAATGCATGCATTGTGATTGCAGAAGTTTATTCACAGTTTGAACTTTTCTAAGGATATCATACCACACCACCGTACAAATAGAGAACCGGTATGATCCCACCTCTTCTGCTAAGGCTTGTGCTTCAATTTTAATAGCTGGATCTGCAGTGCTTGCTCTCACCTCTAAAAGAGCATCTCTCACTTTTGCAGTTCTTTCCATGACCCCATATTCTTTGTATGTTCTGGACTGTTCTCATGCATTTTGAGTGAGTCACTGCAGTTTTTCCAGTCATTAAAGCCATCTCTGCTTAGTTTAAATGTTTTCTGGGAAAAGAGTTTGCAACAAAAACAGTATAAACTATCTTTTTTCTTGGAATATGTCAGCCatgttcttttgattttctccCCGTTCACTAGCTGTCTGTAGAAGTATTGGTGATGACAACTTCTTCCATCCTGTTTCTTTGGGAATGGGAACTCTGATTTGATTACATATGGCCCTCGACTTACCAACTCAATCCTCTCTCCATGAGACAACTCGGGTGACCAGTCAGCAGGATCAATGGGTGCTGCTGTAACAGACTCACTGTACTCGCTTACATCTGTTGCTGTGCCTATTGGGGTTGATTGTGAAGTATCTTTAGGCTGGGGGAATGGGACATCGTCATTGAGTGTGCTGCAGCTGCTGGTGCTGGGCCCTCCTTCTGTAAGAAATCAAACACACATGAAATAGCTTCTGAATGAAATGGTCAATCACAAgacacatttttatgtttcagtAATCATCAATAAGTgtgtgaaaaatgcaaaaatgctaCTAATTCTAAttggaaaagacattcattaatCATTTTAAGTAGTACacttaaatttacaaatataaaatattattccacATAAACTGGCAAACAGACACGATCAAACGGACTGCACATTtaaatctatttacattttaG
Coding sequences within it:
- the LOC136841034 gene encoding zinc finger MYM-type protein 1-like encodes the protein MKRQSKLSGAANKKRKKEEEEKRAQSRDALKKYLKPRQQPVNAETKEREEASVSLPSSQVEEPEGGPSTSSCSTLNDDVPFPQPKDTSQSTPIGTATDVSEYSESVTAAPIDPADWSPELSHGERIELSRTYKEYGVMERTAKVRDALLEVRASTADPAIKIEAQALAEEVGSYRFSICTVVWYDILRKVQTVNKLLQSQCMHLDVAVDILKKAETSLVSYRDTGFADAQTSAKEICEEMNVEAALKQKRLRTTKRQFSYEAPDEPITDALKKMEFSFFNVVVDMAIESLRERTGMMSDVAKKFSVLINFSDLTSSELEKQAKDLCNTLTSGDHSDLSYDELIVEMQSFPKQWPKQNMTTLDLLVFLEEKGLKEIYPNMWVALRIAVTTPVTVASAERSFSKLKLIKTYLRSTMSQERLNGLAIITWREGGRHNEFLPGAPNELETALLQVDGTLVNESEALTILGVTSDSHLTFEKHLMKVSANAA